Genomic segment of Deltaproteobacteria bacterium:
GCTTCTGATGCTGCTATTGAAGACTCTATCTCTCTTGCAAGCGCCGTATCACTAAATATAGAGGCCCCCGGTAATACGCACTTCAAAATTCTTTCTAACAGAAAAAATTTTATGAATGATATTATTCGTCCCATAAAGCTTATGAGTAAGCTTACATCAAGAGGAGAAAGGCTTTCGAAAGTAAAATGCACCACACAGTTCGTTGTTGGAGCTTCTGACGAGACTGATTCGGAGATCATAGATTATGTGTTCGGTTTATATAATCGCTTGAACTTTCACAGGGTGTATTTTTCTGCTTATCAGAAAGGTCTTGGAGCCGGGGATATACCGGGCGAAAGGAAGTTCTTGCTAAATCCTGATGAGCACTTCATGCGGGAGCACCGCCTCTATCAAACTGATTTTCTGATCCGCAGATATGGATTTGGCATTGAAGATATTATTCTGGACAACTATGGCAATTTAAGCCTGGATAAAGACCCGAAAGAAAAATGGGCGGAAAGGCATCAAGAATTTTATCCAGTCAGAATTAACAGCGCCGATAAAGAAGCATTGTTGCGAGTTCCGGGTTTGGGACCAAAAACGGTACAGATGATTCTTAAAGCACGCGTGTCAGGGAAGATAAACAGCCTTGAGAGCCTTGGAATAACAGGTAAAAGGCTTTTAAAGGTAAAAAGATATGCGACTTTTGAGCATTGAAGATCCTTTTGACACGGATACTACTTTTTTTGGGCTGGTTTTTAGCTAATGCTATTTCCCATGCTCTTTCAGGTACTTTTCAAGCCCTTTCAATAGATTGACGAAGTTTGGCTTAATAAGCCCTAAAGATATCTTTGAAACCTCCTGGTTGATCCTGTTTTTCAGCAGGAACGGCACGAGTGGATGTTTGCCAAAATCAACGTCAAGGACGCCCGTAACTTTAATGACCGTATGCTTGCCATCTGTTGTATAAAAATTCTTCCCGTGAGCTGAAACATAATCTTTAAAGATCAATGGCTCAAAATCCCAGATGCATGCATACTCACCGCTGATCCATTCTGCCTTATCGAGCCATGCGATTTCGTTTATATTTAATAATTTATTTACGATCACCGGAAGCTGATACTTACCATACCATTTATTTAAGAGCAAAACCCTGTCTTTTGTTTTTTTTCTTTCAACCATTTCAATCTTTTTTACATTTGGCAGATATTCCACAAGTTTAGAAAGGTCATCTCTTAATGCATTAAACACTACATCAATAGGTATATCCGTTTTTAAAGTATATTCAAAATCCATAAACCCTCCTTTTATTTACAACTGCATATCTTTGCATAGATAATGTTATATAAATAATAAATCTTCTTCAAATTATTTGAATTGTAGATTTGCATCCGTACTGTTGATCACCATATCTTTTGTTATACCTGGTGCAAGCTCTTTTAAAACAAGTCCGTTTTCTGTTACATCCATCACGCATAGATTCGTAATTATCATAGATACACAAGACTTCCCTGTTAGAGGATAGGTAAGTTCTTTAACAATCTTAGACTTGCCATCCTTTGTCGTATGGGTCATCATTACGATGATCCTTTTTACCCCGACTGCAATGTCCATTGCACCGCCAATGCTTGGGACCATGCCTGGTGCTGTCCAGTTTGCAAGATCACCTTTTTCTGAAACCTGATACGCTCCCATAATAGCAAGGTCAAGATGTCCACCCCTTATCATGGCAAACGAGATGTCGCTTGGGAAAAAGCTTGCCCCGGGTATACAGGTTACAGGCTGTTTTGCAGCATCGACAAGGTCGGGATGCTTTTCACCGGCAACTGCGAAACCCGCCATGCCCATAAGTCCATTCTCCGTATGAAAAAATACCGTTTCATTTGTTGGTATAAATTCGAGTACATGGGTTGGAATACCAATACCAAGATTAACAAAAAACCCGTCTTTAACTTCCATTGCAGCACGTTTTGCCATATCCCTTTCATTCATACCAGCGGTCATAGTACTCTCCTTTTACTATTCTATGAACAAATATGCAGGGTGTATGTACAGCATCCGGTTCAATGTTTCCCGGCTCAACAAGCTCCTCAACCTCTGCAATTGTCACCTTAGCTGCCATTGCCATCAGAGGATTAAAGTTTGAACCTGTGTACCTATAAACAAGGTTGCCGTACTTATCGCTCTTGTATGCTTTAACAAAGGCAAAATCGGCATCAAGAGGATACTCCATTACATAATGTTCTCCATTGATTGTTCGTGTTTCTTTGCCCTTTGAAATGAGCGTATCTGCACCCGTTTTAACATAGAATGCGCCAATCCCTGCACCTTTTGCCCTTATCCTTTCGGCAAGCGTACCTTGCGGAACAAGCTCAAGTTCTACGAGCCCTCTCTCATAAAGTTCTTTAAAAGACCTTGTTGCCGTCGGGTATGAACCGATAAACTTTTTAACCCTGCCTGCTTTAAATAGCATTGCAAGCCCGTACTCATTCTCGTCAAGTCTTGAGCCTGGATTGTTGCTTATAACTGTCAAATCTTTTGTACCTTTCTCGTACAGCGCCCTTATAAGGTTCTGAGGTATCCCTGCAAGACCAAAGCCTCCAAACATGATTGTTACGCCGTCATTTACATCCTTTATAGCATCAATAGAGGTTTTATAGGTTTTTTCAATCATATATCCTCTTTAAAATAAAAGTCGGTCATTCTTCCATCCCTCTGTTTTCTAAACATTACCTTTACCCGCATCCCGACTTTAACGCTTTTTATATCCTTTACCTCAACGTTTGACAGGATTGCAGTATCAACACCATCGAGCCTTATATACGCAACAATATAAGGCACCTGTTTTATATAACTTGATGTCCCAAAATAAACGGTTGTATAACTCAATATCTTCCCGGTGCCTTTTAATTCGAGCCATTCTGTCCCTTCATAACAATGAGGACACTGTGTACGTGGTGGACAAAATACCTTGCCGCACACATTACACTTCGTTCCCATAAGCCTTTTATGCTCAAGAATTTCCCTGAAAAATCTTGAGTGTCCGCCATATGAATATCTCATTGTTATCCGCATTGTATCGGGTATTTCAAAAGGTGCATTTATATCTTTATTGTCTAACATATCTTTTTCAAATGTCTTTATAATAGACGCAGGCTTTACACCGATACGATTTGCATTGCGTCTTGCCCATTTTAAAAATTCATTCTTATTCATAGATTGTCCCTCTCAAGTACCAGACACACGGTCCATGCGGCACCGGGTCCTCCAATGCTCTGTACCAGTCCTTTTTTTGCATTTTTAACCTGTCTATTCCCTGCCTCATCCCTGAGATGTAATACGATCTCATTTGTCTGCATGATACCTGTAGCACCAACAGCATGACCGCATCCAATAAGTCCACCACTTACATTAACAGGTAATTTGCCATCCTTTTGTACAATGCCTTCATCAATAAGTCTGCCGCCTTTGCCTTCCTCGCAAAACCCGCAATCTTCATAGGCAATGATCTCTGTACCTGTAAATGCATCGTGCAATTCTGCAAGATCAATATCTTCAACGGGATTTTTTATGCCAGCCATGTCATAAGCTTTTTTTACGGCAATCCTGCTTGATTCAAAGCTGTACAGGTCTTTTCTATTGCCAATAACAGCCCAATCAAGAGCAGCACCAATACCCTTGATCCAGACAGGTGCTTTTTTAAATTTTTCTGCAACACCTTCTGCTGCAAGGATAAGTACTGCAGAGCCTTCTGAATAAAGACAATTGTCGTATCTTTTAAATGGATATGCGATCATAGGCGAATTCATTACATCATCTATGCTGAGCTCAATAGGACTCTGGGCTACAGGATTAAGCATTGCATTTTTATGATTCTTTACAGATACCTTTGCCATCTGGAGTTCTGTTGGACTGCCATATTTTTCAAGATGTGCAATAGTCGTCAGTGCGAATGAACCCGCCGCTGTTCTGCCTGTTGGCTGCTCATAAGTCATATCTGCTGTATACGAAATCGCCTTTAACACCTCAGGACTTGACCTGTCCGATTCATAATCAAAACAATCTGCCGACTTCTCAACCCCTACAACAAGACAAACATCGTAAAGTCCTGATGCAATCTGTGCAAATCCGGCACTTATTGCACTTCCGCCTGTTGCACCGCCAGTTGAAACCCTAATTGCCGGCTTTGGTGCCATACCTATGTAATCATGAACGAACAGATCGGGCTGGAACTGCCTTTCAAAAAAGTCATTATAAATCCCATAAACAACACAATCTATGTCATCCTTTGTAATACCGGCATCATCAATAGCCATTTTTACTGCATCATAAGCCAGCTCAAAATATGTTTTTTCAATCCACCTTGATCTGAACTGTGTAGTGCCTATACCAACAACACCAACCCTTCTCATTATAGCTCCCTCGATACAATAAGCTTTTGAATCTCATTCGTGCCCTGTGCAGAGATCCATGAAAACGCATCCCTCAAATACCTTTCAACAGGATAATCAGAGGTAGCGCCATAAGCACCGAGTACCCGATTCGCAAGTTCCACAGATTTTATAAGCGTCTGAGCTGAATAAAACTTTGCAAGCGATGTTTCTTTTCTATGTTTGATGCCATTATCATGCATCATAGCGGCACGGTACGTAAGCATCCTGGACGCATCAATTTCCGCGAGGAGATCTGCTAATGGGAATGATATTGCCTGATTTTCGATGATTGGCTTGTTACCCACAATTCTCTGTTTAGCAAATCCGGCTGCTGCATCGTACGATGCCCTTGCAAGTCCGGTATAACCTGCTGCAAGGCTTATCCTCGTTGTATTAAGTATCTCAAGAGCGAGTTTTAAGCCTTCGTCCTTATTTCCAATAATATTATTTTCAGGAACAAAAAGATTTTCAAGTACAATATTAAAAGCCCTGTGCCCTTTTAGTCCCATCGTTTCAACGTGGCTTTCAAAAACAAGTCCGTCCGGCTTTCCCTCAATAACAAACCCTGATATACCCCTGCCGCCTTTCTCGGGCGATGTTTTTGCAAACAGAATATAAAACTCCGATATGTCTGCAAATGTAACGAGCCTTTTTTTGCCATTAAGCAAAAATCCGCCATGTGTTTTCGCAGCTGTAGTCTTCATACCCGCCGGATCAGAGCCGGGGCCATCATCCGTAAGCGAGTAGCAGCCAACCATGCCTTTTGCCAGTTTAGGTAAAAAATAATCTTTTTGTCTATCATTGCCGCCGTATAAAAGTCCATACGTAAAAAGCTGTGCAACTTCAACAAGCGGTATCAATGCAGGGCATATATACCCGACCTCTTCTGCAACAATACATGTTTCCAGTGTACTTTGATTCATACCGTCGTAAGCCTTTGGTACAGAAAGGGCTGTAAGTCTTAATGGATTTGCAAGAAGTTTTTTTATGAGCTGCTGAGGAATGACATCATCCTCATCAATCTTTTGTACATGCGGAAGAACTTCATTAGTCATATAATCGTGCACATCATTGCGTAACTTAATCTGCGAGTCCGTTAAAAAGATATCGGTCATAAGTCCTCCTGATTAATTGATTTATCTGTCAATAACAAATAGCTACAGATAAGGCAAGCAGATTACAAAATCTTATCATCGATTTTATCCTTATGATGGGTTGATCAGAGGGTTATCATCTATACTTTCATGTTAACCATAAAATATAATGGAGAATCCTGTGAGTTCGCCGCTTGACAAAACAATTTTCTTTACGTCTACGAAACATAGCCGAAGGATTTGCGGGACACAGGGTTATCAACCTTTTTCAAGTTTACTAAGTATGGAGTCTATTTCGTCCACTTCTTCAGGTTTTTCTGTTTTTGGTCCAGATGGTGCAGCTTTAGCGGATGGCGGAGGTTCGGAAGGCTGAGGCTTGTCTATCCTTGCTTTAGACTGTCCCTGCTGCTCTGTGATTTTAGGTTTCTCTGCGTAATCAATCTGCTCCTTAATATCTTCAGCTGTAAACTTTTTATCCTTTTCTCCCTTATTTAAACCAAGGTCTGATGCGACAGCATCAATAATTTTACTATCGATTTGTTTGGCTTTTAGCAAAAAACCCTCGAATAAAGCATTCGATGAAATAATGTTTATCATCCTCGGTATGCCCTGTGAGTATGTATGTATTTTTACCACAGTATCGTCTGCGAATATGGAATCCTTTGAGCCTGCAAGTGATAGCCTGTGTTTTATGTATGCCTCTGTAGACTCATAATTAAATGATTCCAATTTGTATCTCAGTGCAACCCGCTGGGAAAGGGGTTCATCGAGTTTAAGATTTTCCTCTATCTCGGGTAATCCAAAAAAAACAAAGGTTATGAGTTTTCTATCGGACGCCTCAAGATTCAATAATCCCCTGAATTCCTCCATCATCTCTTTATTTTTCAGCATCTGTGCTTCATCAATTAGAACAACGGCTTTTCTTTTCTGTTCGTATAGCTGCGACAATCTTTCGTAAAGCTGGGACAATAATGTAATCTTATTATCGGAAGGAGCTGAAACTCCGAGCTGCATCGAGATTTTTTTTAGTAACCAGTCTGCCGTTATTCCTGAATGAATAATAACAAGCAGCGCAGATTCATACTCCTCTTCCGGAAGGCTGTCCAACATACGTCTTGCAAGAGTCGTTTTACCAGTACCGATATCTCCTATAAGAATAGCAAGCCCTTTCATGCTATCAACCGTATACATAAGCCTCACAAGTGCTTTTGAATGCTGTGCACTATTATAATAAAACTTAATATCTGGAGCACTTGAAAAAGGTTCTTCTTTTAACTTGTAAAATTCTAAATAATTCATATTATTCCTTTATCAAATATAGGATACCTTTTTCTTTGTTTGTTTTATATTATCTTCTTTCTTATTTTGTATAACCCCGGATTCTTCTATTTTTGTACTCTTATCCGGTAAAGGATTGTATTGCTGTATCGGTTCATTATTAGTACCGCTGTCCGGCATTATGTGATCTTCCGATAGGGTTTCCGGTTTCATGATCGATTCCAGTGTAAAAACTTCTTTTTTTTGTTCTTTGTCATTTTCATGTAAATCGATTTGATCAACTTTTACAAATTCTGACAATTTATTCAGCTTTTCTTTTGCATCTCTGAAACTTTCATCCATTTTACTTACATCTTCATAACTCTTGTAAGCGCTTTTCATATCACCATAAGCCTCATAGGCAAGTGCAAGCTCATAAATCAATCCTTTATTCTCAGGGGATACCCCGCCTTTTGTATCTAACGCCTGTAGATAAGCATCTATTGCCTTCCCGGGCAAACCTTTACCCATATAACTCATGCCGAGCATAATAAGTCCATCCGCCTTCTTTTGCGGCGAGCCGATGGCAATGTTAAACTCATTTATAGCTTCATCTATTAATCCCATTTCTTTATACGCAATACCAAGGTTGTAATGTGTTTCTGCGTCTTCCTTATCAACCGTTTTTTCTACACCTCTTTTAAAGGCTTCGAGTACCTCTTCCACACTCACCTGCTGCTCTTCCTCTTTTATGGCAGCCGGCTCTTCCGATGATGCAGCAGTTTGAGATAATTCGTTCTCAAGTGCTTGCGCCAGATCAAAAAGCTCATCAGAAGAAGACACGGAAACAACATGCCGGGCTTCGTACCCTATAAAAGGCTCTCCTTCCTCTATAACAGTTTGCTCTTCTGGAACGGTTTTTTCTTTGTCAATGATATCATTATACATAGCCTTAGAGCGTTCTTCATTCGGATACGCAGTCATGATTTTTTCAAGTATATGTTTGGCCTCGGTTAACAGCCCTTGCTGTCTATAAAATTCTGCCTCATCTAATGAATCAAGGATATCTATATTTGATCCATGATCTAATGCATCACTTCCAACTTCCGGCTCTTTTAAGTTAACGATATCGGCAGAACTTACAGCTCCTATTTCTTTAAGCTCATCTTCTGAAAAATTAAAATCGACTTCTTCTCCAGGTTTATTATCCCCGGCTGTTTTTTGTTCCTGATGTATATCGCTAAACTCAGGCGTAAATTCGATCTCTTCGGGTATGGGAAGTGATTCTTCGATAAGATGCTGCGGCTGTTCTGAAGCATGGATAGATTGTTCGTTCATATTATTTTCAATCCGATTAGCGATATCTTCCATTTGTTTTACAGGTGCTTCATTATGATCGATTTCTACTTCAAATTCTATATCGGTATTAATATCTTTTGATTCAACAGAGGATGATTGTTTCTGCTCCTTTGATATCTGTTGAGCAGTCTCCTCTTTAATTTTTAGCTCTTTCTGTGTTTGAGTAGATCTTTCAATCTCGATATCTTCTGTACCCGGATTGACCTTTTCAACTTTTGTCTTTTCTGATCCGTCTTCTTTTCCTGATGGTGAACTAAATCCTGCCAGTGCCCTTAATAGATCATTTTCAGGGTCGTTTT
This window contains:
- a CDS encoding AAA family ATPase translates to MNYLEFYKLKEEPFSSAPDIKFYYNSAQHSKALVRLMYTVDSMKGLAILIGDIGTGKTTLARRMLDSLPEEEYESALLVIIHSGITADWLLKKISMQLGVSAPSDNKITLLSQLYERLSQLYEQKRKAVVLIDEAQMLKNKEMMEEFRGLLNLEASDRKLITFVFFGLPEIEENLKLDEPLSQRVALRYKLESFNYESTEAYIKHRLSLAGSKDSIFADDTVVKIHTYSQGIPRMINIISSNALFEGFLLKAKQIDSKIIDAVASDLGLNKGEKDKKFTAEDIKEQIDYAEKPKITEQQGQSKARIDKPQPSEPPPSAKAAPSGPKTEKPEEVDEIDSILSKLEKG
- a CDS encoding Zn-ribbon domain-containing OB-fold protein; this encodes MNKNEFLKWARRNANRIGVKPASIIKTFEKDMLDNKDINAPFEIPDTMRITMRYSYGGHSRFFREILEHKRLMGTKCNVCGKVFCPPRTQCPHCYEGTEWLELKGTGKILSYTTVYFGTSSYIKQVPYIVAYIRLDGVDTAILSNVEVKDIKSVKVGMRVKVMFRKQRDGRMTDFYFKEDI
- a CDS encoding thiolase family protein: MRRVGVVGIGTTQFRSRWIEKTYFELAYDAVKMAIDDAGITKDDIDCVVYGIYNDFFERQFQPDLFVHDYIGMAPKPAIRVSTGGATGGSAISAGFAQIASGLYDVCLVVGVEKSADCFDYESDRSSPEVLKAISYTADMTYEQPTGRTAAGSFALTTIAHLEKYGSPTELQMAKVSVKNHKNAMLNPVAQSPIELSIDDVMNSPMIAYPFKRYDNCLYSEGSAVLILAAEGVAEKFKKAPVWIKGIGAALDWAVIGNRKDLYSFESSRIAVKKAYDMAGIKNPVEDIDLAELHDAFTGTEIIAYEDCGFCEEGKGGRLIDEGIVQKDGKLPVNVSGGLIGCGHAVGATGIMQTNEIVLHLRDEAGNRQVKNAKKGLVQSIGGPGAAWTVCLVLERDNL
- a CDS encoding acyl-CoA dehydrogenase family protein, with protein sequence MTDIFLTDSQIKLRNDVHDYMTNEVLPHVQKIDEDDVIPQQLIKKLLANPLRLTALSVPKAYDGMNQSTLETCIVAEEVGYICPALIPLVEVAQLFTYGLLYGGNDRQKDYFLPKLAKGMVGCYSLTDDGPGSDPAGMKTTAAKTHGGFLLNGKKRLVTFADISEFYILFAKTSPEKGGRGISGFVIEGKPDGLVFESHVETMGLKGHRAFNIVLENLFVPENNIIGNKDEGLKLALEILNTTRISLAAGYTGLARASYDAAAGFAKQRIVGNKPIIENQAISFPLADLLAEIDASRMLTYRAAMMHDNGIKHRKETSLAKFYSAQTLIKSVELANRVLGAYGATSDYPVERYLRDAFSWISAQGTNEIQKLIVSREL
- a CDS encoding radical SAM protein; translated protein: MDTIEKLKLLSTDAQHDLACACATGKEDRRKRGLEGKWLYPVTLPDGGYSILLKTLLSNACSNDCKYCPLRSEANINRCTLLPEETANIFMEYKRQKKVFGLFLSSGVINNPDYTMDRINAVARILRYKHNYKGYIHLKIIPGASDAAIEDSISLASAVSLNIEAPGNTHFKILSNRKNFMNDIIRPIKLMSKLTSRGERLSKVKCTTQFVVGASDETDSEIIDYVFGLYNRLNFHRVYFSAYQKGLGAGDIPGERKFLLNPDEHFMREHRLYQTDFLIRRYGFGIEDIILDNYGNLSLDKDPKEKWAERHQEFYPVRINSADKEALLRVPGLGPKTVQMILKARVSGKINSLESLGITGKRLLKVKRYATFEH
- a CDS encoding 3-oxoacid CoA-transferase subunit A; the encoded protein is MIEKTYKTSIDAIKDVNDGVTIMFGGFGLAGIPQNLIRALYEKGTKDLTVISNNPGSRLDENEYGLAMLFKAGRVKKFIGSYPTATRSFKELYERGLVELELVPQGTLAERIRAKGAGIGAFYVKTGADTLISKGKETRTINGEHYVMEYPLDADFAFVKAYKSDKYGNLVYRYTGSNFNPLMAMAAKVTIAEVEELVEPGNIEPDAVHTPCIFVHRIVKGEYYDRWYE
- a CDS encoding 3-oxoacid CoA-transferase subunit B, whose amino-acid sequence is MTAGMNERDMAKRAAMEVKDGFFVNLGIGIPTHVLEFIPTNETVFFHTENGLMGMAGFAVAGEKHPDLVDAAKQPVTCIPGASFFPSDISFAMIRGGHLDLAIMGAYQVSEKGDLANWTAPGMVPSIGGAMDIAVGVKRIIVMMTHTTKDGKSKIVKELTYPLTGKSCVSMIITNLCVMDVTENGLVLKELAPGITKDMVINSTDANLQFK
- a CDS encoding tetratricopeptide repeat protein; translation: MAALDKNKLLDSANKFIAKNQFDKAIKDLQRILEADPKNNQVALKIAELFLKLEQKEEAVKYYDFAANLFKQNGFYDKAIAVYRQVMSINPTLPTIYMKLAELFTKKNLGADAMSHYKTAIALYEKEGKITEALQILQRLTEIEPSNLAGKMKLSELYIKNGMKDKAYTELSNIAQKLIEAKKVIDLITVYEKMLIVKPGEISVLKQLIKLYLKRGDYQKVLLKVKEIINLSKSDSEVLLALAKAYAALEKYPLAINAYKEVAKLYTKEGLKNEAVDIYKKVLELDPSDEQALQTVIGSSLPKNSSPEADTEIHAEPIESREPLKPAADNLIKQADDIKQKKVTEDTEKGSGTSLSGEDIEKFFSEAQVYKRYGLNAKAIEKLNQILTISSGNRIALIELFELYIQGKKFIEASGIAEKLYNVFINDGDIDKAEEYVRRALENDPENDLLRALAGFSSPSGKEDGSEKTKVEKVNPGTEDIEIERSTQTQKELKIKEETAQQISKEQKQSSSVESKDINTDIEFEVEIDHNEAPVKQMEDIANRIENNMNEQSIHASEQPQHLIEESLPIPEEIEFTPEFSDIHQEQKTAGDNKPGEEVDFNFSEDELKEIGAVSSADIVNLKEPEVGSDALDHGSNIDILDSLDEAEFYRQQGLLTEAKHILEKIMTAYPNEERSKAMYNDIIDKEKTVPEEQTVIEEGEPFIGYEARHVVSVSSSDELFDLAQALENELSQTAASSEEPAAIKEEEQQVSVEEVLEAFKRGVEKTVDKEDAETHYNLGIAYKEMGLIDEAINEFNIAIGSPQKKADGLIMLGMSYMGKGLPGKAIDAYLQALDTKGGVSPENKGLIYELALAYEAYGDMKSAYKSYEDVSKMDESFRDAKEKLNKLSEFVKVDQIDLHENDKEQKKEVFTLESIMKPETLSEDHIMPDSGTNNEPIQQYNPLPDKSTKIEESGVIQNKKEDNIKQTKKKVSYI